A stretch of Myxococcus hansupus DNA encodes these proteins:
- a CDS encoding NAD(P)/FAD-dependent oxidoreductase, with protein sequence MSNPEVIVVGAGLAGLACARALVASRVKVLLLEGSDAPGGRVRTDVHEGFLLDRGFQVYLSAYPEGRRMLDLDALSLRRFIPGAKVWRGGKLHTVVDPLRRPVDALAHLFGPVGTFGDKLRVLELRQLALSGEVEDVWQRPSRTSRRYLEELGFTASMRESFLRPFFAGVFLERELSTSSRFLEFVFRMFASGYAAVPESGMGAIPEQLSARFPPGMLRMRAPVADVWGHRVRMADGEMIGARAVVVATDPASAVGLLPGMVPPVMNRVTCLYFAAPEPPVEGPWLLLNGEGRGRVNNVAVMSEVSPAYAPRGQALVSVSVVGATPDLDTLLAEVRAELTAWFGAAVSAWRHLRTYALPLALPAQPPDALEPPHRSVRLSPGLFVCGDHRDNASIDGALVSGRRAAEAVVRELERE encoded by the coding sequence GTGTCGAATCCGGAGGTCATCGTCGTTGGCGCGGGGCTCGCGGGACTGGCGTGCGCTCGGGCGCTCGTCGCGTCGCGGGTGAAGGTGTTGCTGCTAGAGGGAAGCGATGCACCGGGAGGCCGGGTCCGCACGGATGTCCATGAGGGCTTCCTGCTAGACAGAGGCTTCCAGGTGTACCTGTCGGCATATCCGGAAGGCCGGCGGATGCTGGACCTGGACGCGCTGTCACTCCGCCGGTTCATCCCCGGCGCCAAGGTGTGGCGGGGTGGCAAGCTGCACACGGTGGTGGACCCGCTGCGCAGGCCCGTGGATGCGCTCGCTCACCTGTTCGGTCCGGTGGGCACCTTCGGAGACAAGCTGCGCGTGCTGGAGCTGCGGCAGCTCGCACTCTCAGGCGAGGTGGAGGACGTGTGGCAACGTCCGTCACGCACCTCGCGGCGCTACCTGGAGGAGCTGGGCTTCACCGCGTCCATGCGGGAGTCGTTCCTGCGCCCCTTCTTCGCGGGGGTCTTCCTGGAGCGTGAGCTGTCCACCTCCAGCCGTTTCCTGGAGTTCGTCTTCCGCATGTTCGCCAGCGGGTACGCGGCGGTCCCGGAGTCCGGGATGGGGGCCATTCCGGAGCAGCTCTCCGCGCGGTTTCCCCCGGGCATGTTGCGGATGCGCGCGCCGGTGGCGGACGTGTGGGGCCACCGCGTGCGCATGGCGGACGGAGAGATGATTGGCGCCAGGGCGGTGGTGGTGGCCACGGACCCCGCGAGCGCGGTGGGGTTGCTTCCGGGCATGGTGCCGCCGGTGATGAACCGCGTGACGTGCCTCTACTTCGCCGCGCCGGAGCCGCCCGTGGAGGGGCCCTGGTTGCTGCTCAACGGTGAGGGCCGGGGGCGGGTGAACAACGTGGCGGTGATGAGCGAGGTGTCCCCAGCGTACGCGCCGCGCGGACAGGCGCTCGTGTCGGTCTCCGTGGTGGGCGCCACGCCGGACCTGGACACGTTGCTGGCGGAGGTCCGCGCGGAGCTGACGGCGTGGTTCGGGGCCGCGGTGTCCGCGTGGCGGCACCTGCGCACGTATGCGCTGCCGCTCGCGTTGCCCGCGCAGCCGCCGGACGCGCTGGAGCCGCCGCACCGGTCCGTGCGCTTGTCGCCGGGACTGTTCGTGTGTGGAGACCATCGTGACAATGCCTCCATCGACGGCGCGCTGGTCTCCGGCCGGCGCGCCGCGGAGGCGGTCGTGCGGGAGCTGGAGCGCGAATGA